The Alnus glutinosa chromosome 8, dhAlnGlut1.1, whole genome shotgun sequence DNA segment ttttttgagaaaagtgaataaaaaaaaaatagaaaagaaataagatgCTTGCCAAACACCCTCCGTCCTTCAATTCCCTCTCCTCATCACCCCTTTCTTCTCTCCCCCTCGTCTCCTTTTACCCTTTGCTTATATACGCTTCTTTTGAGGCTCTTATCCTATGGAAATTTTCTCTAGCATTATCCGTTTCTTTTGAAGCCCTTTCTCTGGACTCTTTGTTTAACTGTTTTTACTAGTGACATTGGTTTTTGACATTTGTGCCAAAAATCAATAGCATCATATAGTTTATTTGATGTATTTACTCTTAATGTTTGTTTTCTCTAATGCTTATTGTTGGACCAATTAGctataatttattgtttttagttataatttttcttcatttatctatgaaaaaaagaaaaagaaaactagatAGTCTCGTCAATAATCTTTgtacaattaattaaatatctgGAACAGGCATCCTTACCTAACTCTTACTTTCCAAGTCCCATATTATCTTAACCATTCATCTAAAGCAGTCCTTTTTAATTTAACAGTACTACACGTGAGCCACGAGCACGCACCTAGAATATCCATCCTCAAAGTCAAAGTCAGTCAATAGACATACTTTTGAGGTCTGCGTAATGGCATGGGAAACATGTAGTTTCTAGAGCGGTAGAGCCCGCCCAGGCAGGAATCATCCTCCTCTCATCCCAATTCCCTTGTCCCACGCACGCCTATATATAAATGGACCTTCAATTTATTTCTCCTCCATGCACACAGATTAAGCTAATTTTGATCAGACTTCTCTCACGAAAGCCGCTTGCTATTATTGCTTCCGATCCTCTAAAACATGAAGGTAAATCTGGCCTATTACATGCATGCACCAAGAACGCAGTAAAAGTAAATTCTGAAACTTGACCTAATTAAGTGTGTCTTTTTATGTTATGGTGCAGCAAAAAATAGTTATCAAGGTGCAACTGAGCAGTGAAAAATGCAGAGCCAAGGCCATGAAGATTGCCGCTAAAGCAGATGGTTAGTTAGCTAGCTAGCATCAAAGTGATCATGAATACTTAATTTGTTCGGGTTTTAATTAAGAAGTAGAGTACATTCGAGGTAGCTAGTgcttaattataatataataatgtttatatatatatatattctacagGTGTGAGCTCGGTGGCAGTAGAAGGGTCAGATAGAGATCAGTTGGTGGTGGGTGGCGAAGGTGTTGACCCGGCTAACTTGACCAGATCGCTAAGGAAGAAGCTTTGCCCAGCTGCCACCCTATTGAGCGTCGAACAAGTGAaggaaaaagtggaaaaaaatcCGGAAGTTATAATTAGCTCTTCACAAAGTGTTCCCAACTTTTCAGAGTTACAAGCGTGTTATCAAGTATATCAAGCACCATTTCccaattactatatatatgaaGCCGTCGACGATCCGTGTCCAAATATCTGCTCCATCATGTAATCGTCCCGGCCGTCCCCCAAACCTTTGTTTCTGTTAAGTTTGGCGCACTATAGATATATATGTTGCTTCTAGCGTCACCTTAGAGTACTGTGTTAATCAGGTAATTCTTCCTGTTTTTAGATTGGTCTTTTGGCCATTAATGCATGgctgaaatataaaataagcaCTGTTTTAGATTCTACTTCATCGTCCTCACTATTGGTGTTTAAAGACATTGATATCGAGCTAATTATAACCGCTTGCAAGTTTGTTGGGATTATAATTTGTGTTTGCATGTCAAAGTAtttgtataagattatataagttaatCTTAACTCGttccaatttaattaattaaacgaaTTAGATCTATAAACCTTAATCCATTAATTTCAAGTCCGATTTATACATATCAAATTCACATATTGTGTAAAAGATAATTAGGCCGTAATACAAAGAGGTTCCAGTTCTTCCAATTCAGTTAGAATTAATACGCATACACCTAAACAATGGTCCGACAGACTTGAGATGCCATTGGATTCCACGATGGGCTTTATTAATCACTTTCAACGTACTTTCAAGGCATGGTAATCATAGGCTTAAACTACCACTACAGGGAAGACGGGAGAAGCCGGAAGGGTCAGCACAATGAGAAagatttaaatttcatttgtgTGATATTAGATGAGGGTATTTTTAACATTgaagaaatgctaaaaaaaaaaaaaaaaaaaaagcacacaaaaacaaaaaaaagatttgtGGGGTTGGAAGGGGAGAGACTAAATATGAAAAGCCGTGAATctaaatatgaaaattttggACATAGCCTTTTTCTAACATCTACtcaaatataaatatgaaaattccGCTATTTTCTCGGTTTCTCCTATATATTTTAGAACTTTGTTCTTGCTTGCAACATTCTTAGGTATCATAATTGCACTTTTCTGACTGCTGTGTCGATCGAGTACACATTTTTGCTTTGAATGTACCATTACATAGGTTGAGAGTCTCAGACCCTACAAATATTATTAAGATTCTcgaatttcaattttaaatgGGATGGTTGTTGGGTTCATTTGCTTTAAACGAGTGGTGatggactatatatatatatatatatatatatatatatattaggctAAATTAAATCGGCCATTTCTCGTTTAAATTGTCtgaatttttatgaaatatgaATAGCTTATAACAGGAGATTCTCATCCTCAcgttatacatatataatcatAATTGATTGGGTTGTAGTAAGTAATTGCAAAAGAACGTGCCCGTCAAGTGCGCTTCCAATACggtaaattattttctaaaagtttaagctaatgaataaaatataagtaaatttaacttttttaaattaccaCACAAGGACATGGACCGTCTTAATTGAAATGATGGATAAGGCAAAGcttgtaatatattattttcatatatgaccTATAAGCCACATAagaaagtatttattaatatttaataaatatataagatATACGATATTACGGTTATGTTACTTaggtaaattaattaattaaattatcgTAATaaaatcgtttaattgatttaaaatcaattaataagtATGTTTGCTAATATGTTTTCAAtgatgtttttcaaaaaaaaaaaactgttcaaGTGTGACATAAAGGTCTATcggtgaaaattatttttgtattcttaaaaaattctgtgttttgggtaatttgttaatatttttatttgaaaaaaaaaattaagtttgatgaagttttgaaaaaaagtattttggattttgggtttaaaaaaggtaaaaattgatatttaagaaaaagaattttcaaaatacatttgGATAATTGATATGTAAAAAGAGCTTTTAgtatttgagaagaaaaaactaaaacttttaAGCACATTTaaacatttatttgaataattgaTATTTAAGAAAACCTTTCAATGTTTGGGaagataaatacaaaatatatatatatatatatatatatatatatatatatatatatatatatatatatatatatatatatatatatatatatatatatatatatatatatatgagtaaatccaaaacttttaacaaactattttataatttaattatacaCTCCAATTCCATCAAAGGAGAGTAGCTACTGGGTTTGGGACTCACATGTAGGATCCACTCTATAAGAAGGTGAGCAAGCACATAGTGTGtaacttgtattttttttaacattactctataTAGATAGTTACCTGGCCAATAGTGCTTTTTGTCTCCTATCAACGTCACAGCTAGATTTCTAAAAATTGTGACGACTCTCTCCACTATATAAGTAGGAATGTGTTGGAATTATTAAAGCAATCGAAGGGATCATTATTTGTTCTCTATGCAGGCCACTTCATTGAGAGCATTCAgcatgaacattttttttttttcgagctACACAGTTTATTCATGTGCCTAGAGCTCGTAACCATGTAGCTCGTCATGAGCTAGCAAAAGAAGCAATTCGTACTAAGGTTAAGAGGATCTGGTTGAAAGATATTCCACCAAGTACTTTTATCTTTGTTTGGAGAGAGCTTTCCTGCCCCTAGATCCCAAATATGGGGTCAGTATTTTCTCACTTATATGCAAGATGAtagcaaattttgttaaaaaaaaaagaaaaaaaaaagaaatgggtaaGAATTAACCCCAAGAAATTACATTGTTCTACATTAATTGTGATGATCAGAGTGCATCCTAAACGTCTTGTGAAAAATCACTCTTTCCGTTCTAAAACAAAGCTTTAACTATTGAGATACCATTTCGGAAGTTCTCTACTCATGGATAAGGGAGTAAACTCTCTTGAAAATTAGGGCTTCAACTCGGAGTCGGTTCTtgattattggctaaaaccagTAACCAGTTCCGGGGCTCTTGGTTATTAGAAATTAATAACAGGCTCTGGTAACCGGCGGTTACCCGGTTAACCCAGGTGGTACTCGGTTATTTGAACTCGGTATTGAAAGCCTCGAAAAACCGCTTCCCCTTCCGCTGAAAGCCTAAAACCCACTTTCCTTTCCACTCTTCAGAAGAAGCATCTTGTTATACAAGCATTGAAAGAATCAATCTTTAAGAAGAATTCAAGAAGCCTGATCTGATCGGTTTTGGATTTCAGCAGAAAGCAAAAGAAACTTTAAGAAAGTGAAGAAAGAGAGAGCCAAACCTGGTGTTGACGGCACGGTACGATGAGTTGAGGCAGAAGCTGGGTTCAATGACGCCGATGAAGGGAACCAGCGGAATTGTTACTGCGGAACGTCGAAAAGGCTGGTTGGTTATGTCTTTGCAAGGGACGGCGGCCGAGAGATTAGGGTTGTGAAAATAAGATAACAAAGGAAATGAAAGAATGAAGCGATGAAAGGCTGAAAGCTTGCAGCGGATGGAAGAATCCAAAAATGCATGTGGCAGTAGCAAGGCAGTCGGGTGGTTGGGATCTTAATGACCACGTGGCTGATGGAGATAAGTTGGAGAGATAATGACTTGCAGCTGTTGTTCACTAAAGTCTAAACTATCTAAACAGAGTCCAATTGGTGCGTTTTAGATGCAGTATGAGTATATCATGCAACGCGCATTGCTGTTGCAAGCAAGAATGTGCGTGGGCTCGCCTGGAATTTTGGGCCGATTTGTTTGGGTTGTTATTTTTAGTTTGGGCTTTAGATAACCTTTTGGTGGGTTTGTAAAGACTATAAAAATTTAGAAGTTTAAGCCttgtttaaaaatttaaaaatttatatatatactcgaTTTTCCAGTTATAATCGGGTTTTGGAAAAGGTTAAAGCCGGTAACCAGCTCTGGGTAGCCGGCTACTGGTTACCGATTACTGGCCGAATTTTCACTCCTAGCCTATTGAAAATATTCATGGAATTGACATGCATGTTAACCAAGCTAGGCAGCTAGCTACCATTAAGAAGTTGAAGCTTAATTTGTATAACTTCAAATTGCTTGTCTTCGATCGTCGCACAATTATTGAAGATATTTGGGGGCAGGGTTCTAGTGAGAAAGTAATTCTATATATACATTAAGTATCTATCaagtgtctataaaaaaaaaaaaaaaaatgagattgcttttaaaattactattgggcatatgattaatcaaataataattttaaaagccacctcattttttaatgaaCACTTGATAAGCACTTAATGTACTATGAAAATTACTCCAAGTaagaagacttggttggaagTTCCAACATACCTTGTGGATGGCTAATCAACAAGTTGATAGGCTTGTCCGATGAGAGGTATTATCTTTGGACaaagttattttctttaaattagattgaaagaattttctttaattcaatttattaaattaatatatgtgTAAAATCCATGTAAGAATTAAATacactattaaaaatataagtgAGAATCATGTGCATTATGAACAAGTacttgtcaatttaataaactaaattaaaaataaaataaaattctcccatctaattttttttaaggaaaacttTGTTATTTATCTTTTCAATCTTGTGATGTATTGTTGGACACCACCCAGTAGGTTGTTGTGCGGTTGTAAAttgattaggaaaaaaaaaagttttataataatttattcagAATTATAACTTTGCCAAACCTTGGAAATATGGATACCCTTATGTTATCCTAATTAATGTCGCATTGTAGGAATTTGGATTCCCGCTATTTGTAATCAACTAGATAAGTCTCGTCGTTAATAAATCGTTAATAAAGTTTCTTTATTAACgtgctttttcaaaaaactaaTATATGAAAAGCCTTCGGACTCAAAAGTTATGGGAGGGGGCCGGGGAAGTTCTGTgggtgtttgacaagtatttgTGTTGTGGAATTTTTGTTAgagtagtagtaagaagtgattgatgtaatataaagtataaaaaagtttgaaattattttatagaaaagtgaaaaatttacagtatatttttttttttaatttaaatagtaataaaaaattattaatgtgatataaaaagtgaaaaaaaaaaaatctttaaattgGAGTAAAAGAATCTccttcaattcaatttattaaattaatatatgtttaaaatacatgtaagaattaaatactctattaaaaatataaatgagaatcatatgcattatgaaCATGTacgtgtcaatttaataaactaaattaaaaaaaaaaaaaaaaatctttgttctTTATCTTTTCAATCTTGTGATGTATTGTTGGACATAGGGGTGGGCACAGGCCGGATTGGGCCGGATTTGCATGTTTTccacaacccgccccgcagtgaacgggtttgaaaatcAAGATCCACAACCCGCATAGTAAATGGCCAACCCACTGGGCCTTGGGTAGTGCGGATCGGGACGGGTTCATGCGGGTtcgggtatttttttattattttttttatggacccaaaaccaaaaaaataattcacaatcttgttaacccaattcaaaatttgaaaatccctATTGAATCAACTTCACCAGcaaacaataacaagaagaaagaactagaattaccaacaaacctaactgtaaataacttttttattcttttatgtgattgtagATTGAATGAGTATGTGTATCTGAGAATGTAGAGATAAAAGTGTATATAAAAATGGAATAAGAATATAGATGAAATGGAAAGTGCagaattgaatgaaatcaaaggtacacaatCTGGGCAATTCGTgagtcttataatttttttggagaaaatttgatgaaatcaaaagCACACCCCTAATCatgattcttataatttttttagggaaaatttgatAGTACGAGTATAAagggattgcggggcggggcgggtgtgCGGGTGAGAAAAAATGTaataccgcaacccgccccataaatcacgggttggcatatttaggatccgcacttttttagaaatgtcttatatccGTTATTGACGGGACGGgttggtgcggggcggggcggggcggattCACAGGTACGGGTGGGTTTTACACACCCCTAGTTGGACACCCCCCCCTAGTAGGTTGCTGTGCGGTTGTAAAttgattaggaaaaaaaaaggtattataataatttatctAAAATTATAACTTTGCCAAACGTTGGAAATATGGATACCCTTACGTTATCCTAATTAATGTCGCTTTGTAGGAATTTGGATTCCCGCTATTTGTAATCAACAACATAAGTCTCGTCGTTAATTAAGTTTCTTTATTAACgtgctttttcaaaaaacttttcTATAAAAAGCCTCCTGACTCAAAAGTTATGGGCGGAGGAAGCTGTGGAAGCATTTGAGAAGCATTTGTATTATGGAGTTTTTGTTgtagtagtaagaaatgattgatgtaatataaagtataaaaaagtttaaaattgttttaaagaaaagtgaaaaagctttattttatagtaatttcttttatttgaataataataaaaagttattgatgtgatataaaaagtgaaaaaaaaaaaagaaaaaaaaaaaaagaagaaaggttaaaatgttttgaatttggccTTTTTAAATAATGCCCAATTCCACAAGGAACTCTAGGCAAAGGGTGAAATCCCAACCAGAATAACTAGAATGATAATTTCGGATTCAGATCGATCGGCCGGTTAGCTGCCCGTTGCATGTGAGAGGACATCTCATGTGCTATGGAAAGCTAGTTAGAGccagagacggagggagggggggctggcaggggccatggcccccccccaatttccttaaaaaaaaaaaattctaaggctaaaaaaaaaaatctcaaaaaaaaataaaaaatatatatatatatatatatatatatataagctaaaaaactaaaaatttggcctattggcccctactaatatttttttttgtcactggCCCCTGCTCATAAAAACTTCTAGCTCCGTCCCTGGTTAGAGCACTTGAACTTCAAACGTTCGGAGAAGATGGAGTTCGGATACTTGTTTGGCTCCGACGAGTAATTGTTCGAACAGGATGAAATTCAGATGCTCTCTCACAtataacatgcatgcatgatgcatGTAATGAGTAGCTTTCATTGCAGCCTATTCCCATCCGACAAATTGGAATACGAGGTAATAGGTAATgagttaaaagataaaaatagaaatgtAATTAgtgatttgacaaaaaaaaaaaaaaaaaaatctaaaataaatggactaatataataatttttcttcaaatttatttaattcaatcTGCTCTGGTATggtactcaatttttttttattttcttacacgTCGCCAAAATCatgaatttgtttgtttttttttttttttaaaataatacaaGAAAGAACGGATATCGATCTGTTCttttcctcttcattttttttttctttctaacattGTATACGATATACGCAGAAAGCGCCGGTGTATTCAGCGAGATCGGGAGAAAGGGCCTGTGTATCTGGCGAGATCTGGAGAAAGGGTCGGCGAGATTCGGCAAAATCTAGAGAAAGGACCGATGTATCAGGCAAGATCCACCCCGGATCTTCGTCCAACTTGTCGTTGACGACGTTGTCGAGATTAGGAGAGGGCCGGCGAGAATACCCACCCCACCAATCGACGAAAATACCCACTCCAAAAATACCCATTTGGCCGAGAATGAGTAGAGGACACCAAAAGAAACCAACTACTCCGGCAACTaacaaaaaaggacaaaaaaaaattaacaaaaagatcAAAAATCACCATCAAAAGGACCCATAAACCACCGGCCTCTTCTCCATCACCGACGACAAAAACGATCTTCTCCAAGTGTTGGCGATCGAGTCATGCGTCCTGGTGGGGCTGAGTCGTCGTCTGCTGaggaaaaaatacaaagtgagaaattttttttgatgaaaaatggggAGAGACGTGGgagctggaaaaaaaaaaaactagaaaaaagaCGTCGTctactaggaaaaaaaaaaaaaaaaaaaaacttaagaagCCAAATTTGTCGCCTTTTTTAGGCAACAAATCcggcttttaaaaagaaatgaaaaaaaaaattaaaaaattgcaatcgaagacaaatttaaaacaaaGCGCGGGACTCTTTCCCCGAAACATGTAAATGGCAACGTGGTCATAAAGCACGTTgctaaaatgttaaattttaaaaatattttttaaaaaaattaatttcttgaaaaaaattataaaaaaataagaatattttagACATGTGGTTTGTGTGCCGCGTGGCCAATTGGCGACATGGCTAATAAACTACATggctaaaatttttaatttttaaaaaaataaataataataataataataatattttaataaattaaaaaaaaaaaatt contains these protein-coding regions:
- the LOC133874489 gene encoding heavy metal-associated isoprenylated plant protein 47-like isoform X2, encoding MKQKIVIKVQLSSEKCRAKAMKIAAKADGVSSVAVEGSDRDQLVVGGEGVDPANLTRSLRKKLCPAATLLSVEQVKEKVEKNPEVIISSSQSVPNFSELQACYQVYQAPFPNYYIYEAVDDPCPNICSIM
- the LOC133874489 gene encoding heavy metal-associated isoprenylated plant protein 47-like isoform X1, translating into MVQQKIVIKVQLSSEKCRAKAMKIAAKADGVSSVAVEGSDRDQLVVGGEGVDPANLTRSLRKKLCPAATLLSVEQVKEKVEKNPEVIISSSQSVPNFSELQACYQVYQAPFPNYYIYEAVDDPCPNICSIM